The Brassica napus cultivar Da-Ae chromosome C7, Da-Ae, whole genome shotgun sequence genome has a segment encoding these proteins:
- the LOC106376796 gene encoding probable methyltransferase PMT24 produces the protein MAMGKYSRVDGKKSSGYGLTITIVLVVSLCLVGAWMFMSSWSAPTESVDFSSNQTPKDVETTTKTYFTNEEFDKGSKTEETEVVTESNEEKPDPESSGEEKTEQVEEKKEFEDKNGEGDRKDGEGESESDETKQKEKTQLEESSEENKSEDGNGTEENTEENTEKKTEDSAGETEENTEKSTGDQAEITKESSSGSGAWSTQLVESQNEKKAQVSSIKWKVCNVTAGPDYIPCLDNWQAIKKLHSTKHYEHRERHCPEESPTCLVSLPEGYKRSIKWPKSREKIWYNNIPHTKLAHVKGHQNWVKMSGEYLTFPGGGTQFKNGALHYIDFLQESYPDIAWGNRTRVILDVGCGVASFGGYLFDRDVLALSFAPKDEHEAQVQFALERGIPAMSNVMGTKRLPFPGSVFDLIHCARCRVPWHIEGGKLLLELNRALRPGGFFVWSATPVYRKTEEDVGIWKAMSKLTKAMCWKLMTIKKDKLNEVGAAIYQKPMSNDCYNQRSQNEPPLCKDSDDQNAAWNVPLEACMHKVTEDSSKRGAVWPESWPERVETVPQWLDSQEGVYGKPAQEDFTADQERWKTIVSKSYLNGMGIDWSYVRNVMDMRAVYGGFAAALKDLKLWVMNVVPIDSADTLPIIYERGLFGIYHDWCESFSTYPRTYDLLHADHLFSALKKRCSLVSAMTEVDRILRPQGTFIVRDDMETIGEIEKMVKSMKWNVRMTHSKDGEGVLSVQKSLWRPTEVETVTWAIA, from the exons ATGGCAATGGGGAAGTATTCTCGTGTAGATGGGAAGAAGTCATCAGGCTATGGCTTAACCATCACCATAGTCTTAGTTGTTTCTCTCTGTTTGGTTGGGGCCTGGATGTTCATGTCTTCTTGGTCTGCTCCTACCGAGTCTGTTGACTTCTCTTCTAACCAGACTCCAAAGGATGTGGAAACTACTACCAAGACTTATTTCACAAACGAAGAATTTGACAAAGGTTCCAAGACTGAGGAAACTGAGGTTGTGACAGAAAGCAACGAGGAGAAGCCTGATCCTGAGAGCTCTGGTGAGGAGAAAACGGAGCAGGTTGAGGAGAAAAAGGAGTTTGAAGACAAGAATGGTGAAGGGGATAGAAAAGATGGAGAGGGTGAGTCAGAAAGTGATGAAACGAAGCAGAAAGAGAAGACACAACTGGAAGAGAGCTCGGAGGAAAACAAATCAGAGGATGGTAATGGAACCGAAGAGAATACTGAAGAAAACACTGAGAAGAAGACAGAAGATAGCGCTGGCGAAACTGAAGAGAACACTGAGAAGAGCACTGGTGACCAGGCCGAGATTACAAAGGAGTCGAGCAGTGGAAGCGGGGCTTGGTCTACACAATTGGTTGAGTCGCAGAACGAGAAGAAAGCACAAGTGTCCTCAATCAAATGGAAAGTCTGCAATGTGACAGCTGGACCAGACTACATCCCTTGCCTTGACAACTGGCAAGCTATCAAGAAGCTTCATTCCACTAAGCATTATGAACATCGCGAGAGGCATTGTCCTGAGGAATCTCCAACCTGCCTTGTTTCTCTTCCCGAAGGGTATAAGCGATCCATCAAATGGCCTAAGAGCAGAGAAAAG ATATGGTACAACAACATTCCTCACACCAAGCTTGCACATGTGAAAGGACATCAAAACTGGGTGAAGATGAGTGGTGAATACTTAACATTCCCTGGTGGTGGTACTCAGTTCAAGAACGGTGCTCTTCACTATATCGATTTCCTCCAAGAG TCATATCCTGATATTGCTTGGGGAAACAGAACACGTGTTATATTGGATGTTGGGTGTGGTGTTGCTAGCTTCGGAGGATATCTTTTCGACAGAGATGTGCTTGCTTTGTCATTTGCACCCAAAGATGAACACGAGGCGCAGGTGCAGTTTGCTTTGGAACGTGGTATCCCTGCAATGTCAAATGTTATGGGAACCAAGAGATTGCCTTTCCCAGGATCTGTTTTCGATCTTATCCATTGTGCTCGTTGTAGAGTCCCTTGGCATATTGAAGGTGGCAAACTACTTTTGGAACTGAACCGTGCATTGAGGCCTGGTGGTTTCTTTGTCTGGTCAGCGACTCCAGTTTACAGGAAGACCGAAGAAGACGTTGGCATATGGAAAG CTATGTCGAAGCTAACAAAGGCAATGTGCTGGAAACTAATGACGATAAAGAAAGATAAACTGAATGAAGTTGGTGCTGCCATTTACCAAAAGCCAATGTCGAATGATTGCTACAACCAAAGATCTCAAAACGAGCCACCTCTCTGCAAAGATTCTGATGATCAAAACGCCGCTTG GAATGTTCCTCTTGAGGCATGTATGCACAAAGTGACAGAAGACTCATCAAAACGCGGAGCAGTTTGGCCTGAGAGTTGGCCAGAGAGAGTAGAGACTGTTCCTCAGTGGTTGGATTCTCAGGAAGGTGTGTATGGAAAACCTGCACAAGAGGATTTCACAGCAGACCAAGAACGCTGGAAGACTATTGTTTCAAAGTCATACCTCAACGGTATGGGAATCGATTGGTCGTATGTGAGAAATGTGATGGACATGAGAGCTGTCTATGGAGG ttttgctgctgcattgaAGGATCTGAAGCTGTGGGTGATGAATGTAGTTCCTATCGACTCAGCTGATACGCTACCAATTATATATGAACGTGGTTTGTTTGGAATCTACCATGACTGGTGTGAATCATTCAGCACTTACCCTCGAACTTACGACCTTCTTCATGCTGATCATCTTTTCTCTGCACTGAAGAAGAG GTGCAGCTTGGTGTCGGCAATGACTGAAGTGGACAGGATACTCAGACCACAAGGAACTTTTATAGTAAGAGATGACATGGAAACAATAGGAGAAATAGAGAAGATGGTGAAATCGATGAAATGGAATGTAAGAATGACTCATTCCAAAGATGGAGAAGGAGTGCTCTCTGTTCAGAAGTCATTGTGGCGTCCTACAGAGGTCGAGACAGTTACATGGGCAATAGCCTGA
- the LOC106376797 gene encoding pentatricopeptide repeat-containing protein At2g13420, mitochondrial: MLKQKISPPAFPLLRRLSTTAAAAGFSLNLPKLEPSNDAELISQILVTNHNPFHFTESSLQLNGISLSPHLINQTLLRLRHNSKIALSFFQYLRSLPSPSTTTTLASFNLIIDILGKVRQFDVARQLIVEMEQQENLKPSSETFLILVKRLIAAGLTRQAVRAFDDAPCFLENRLGVDEFAFLLDTLCKYGHTKLAVGVFNERKSEFGCDEKVYTILIAGWCKLRRIDMAERFLAEMIGSGIEPNVVTYNVLLNGICRTASLHPEERFERNVRNAEKVFDEMRERGIEPDVTSFSIVLHMYSRAHKSELSLDKLKLMKAKGISPTTETYTSVVKCLCSCGRLEEAEELLEAMVGDGISPSSATYNCFFKEYKGRKDATGAMNLYKKMKDGLCKPNTNTYNVLLGTFINLGKMEIVGEIWDDLKGSETGPDLDSYTSLVHGLCGKDKWKEACGYFVEMIERGFLPQKLTFETLYKGLIQSNKLRTWRRLKKKLDEESITFGSEFQRYPFEPYKR; the protein is encoded by the coding sequence ATGCTGAAGCAAAAAATCTCACCACCGGCCTTTCCACTCCTCCGTCGTCTCTCCAccaccgccgccgccgccggaTTCTCTCTCAACCTCCCGAAACTCGAACCCTCAAACGACGCCGAGCTAATCTCCCAAATCCTCGTGACCAATCACAACCCTTTCCACTTCACAGAATCATCTCTGCAGCTCAACGGAATCTCCCTCTCTCCTCACCTCATCAACCAAACCCTCCTCCGTCTCCGCCACAACTCCAAAATCGCCCTCTCCTTCTTCCAGTACCTACGCTCCTTACCATCTCCTTCGACAACAACAACGCTCGCCTCCTTCAACCTCATCATCGACATCCTCGGAAAAGTCCGCCAATTCGACGTCGCTCGACAGCTAATCGTCGAGATGGAGCAGCAGGAGAACCTCAAACCTTCCTCGGAGACGTTTCTCATCCTCGTCAAGCGTCTAATCGCCGCCGGACTCACTCGCCAAGCCGTCCGAGCTTTCGACGACGCGCCTTGCTTCCTCGAGAACCGTCTCGGCGTCGACGAGTTCGCGTTTCTCCTCGACACGCTTTGTAAATACGGACACACGAAGTTAGCCGTTGGGGTTTTCAACGAACGCAAATCTGAGTTCGGATGCGACGAGAAGGTTTACACGATTCTGATCGCCGGCTGGTGTAAGCTGCGGAGGATCGACATGGCGGAGAGATTCTTAGCGGAGATGATCGGATCCGGGATCGAGCCTAACGTCGTGACGTACAACGTTCTGCTCAACGGGATCTGCCGGACGGCGAGTTTGCATCCCGAGGAGAGGTTTGAGAGGAACGTGAGAAACGCCgagaaggtgttcgatgaaatgcgtGAGAGAGGGATCGAACCTGATGTCACGAGCTTTTCGATCGTGCTTCATATGTACAGCAGAGCTCATAAGTCCGAGCTGAGTTTGGATAAGCTGAAACTCATGAAGGCCAAAGGGATTAGCCCCACGACGGAAACGTACACTTCCGTTGTGAAGTGTCTATGTTCTTGTGGGAGGTTGGAGGAAGCTGAGGAGCTGCTTGAAGCAATGGTGGGAGATGGGATAAGCCCTTCTTCCGCTACATACAATTGCTTTTTCAAAGAGTACAAAGGAAGAAAAGATGCTACCGGGGCGATGAATCTGTATAAGAAGATGAAAGATGGATTGTGCAAGCCGAATACGAACACTTATAATGTTCTGTTGGGTACGTTTATAAACTTGGGCAAGATGGAGATTGTGGGAGAGATTTGGGATGATCTTAAAGGAAGCGAAACGGGTCCGGATTTGGATTCGTACACTTCGTTGGTTCATGGGTTGTGTGGGaaggataaatggaaagagGCTTGTGGGTACTTTGTGGAGATGATAGAGAGAGGTTTCTTGCCGCAGAAGCTAACGTTTGAGACGTTGTATAAAGGGTTAATACAGTCTAATAAGTTGAGGACTTGGAGGAGGTTGAAGAAGAAACTCGATGAGGAATCTATCACCTTTGGATCTGAGTTTCAGAGATATCCTTTTGAGCCTTACAAGAGATGA
- the LOC106373746 gene encoding uncharacterized protein LOC106373746: MAVPRKRKHSGEETLPEKRQKKTIEASKFAEQEKSITALIRLHEGGRGYYNEPGRDKIEKQNHGFKDLIAKAREKLQEKRQVDDRNTDIESQRIAARLALDQIVETDDDFDDHLKYHTELQNLGCDFIRDQVSLLKMFSLLSRGDYHIDE, translated from the exons ATGGCGGTTCCAAGGAAACGCAAACACTCTGGTGAAGAGACTCTACCTGAAAAGAGACAAAAGAAGACCATCGAAGCTTCTAAATTTGCAGAACAGGAGAAATCAATCACAGCTTTGATCAGACTTC ACGAAGGAGGGCGAGGTTATTACAACGAACCAGGCCGTGACAAGATTGAGAAACAAAACCACGGTTTCAAAGACTTGATAGCAAAGGCACGTGAGAAACTGCAAGAAAAGCGGCAGGTTGATGATAGGAACACTGACATCGAAAGCCAGAGGATAGCTGCCCGGTTAGCCCTAGACCAGATAGTAGAAACTGATGATGATTTCGATGATCATCTTAAATATCATACGGAATTGCAAAACCTTGGGTGCGATTTCATCCGCGATCAAGTCAGTTTATTGAAGATGTTCAGTTTGCTGTCAAGAGGCGACTACCACATtgatgaatga